The region GGCTCCTCGCCCGGGTAACTCTCAGAAGTAACAGAAAGCTAAGCGGGGAGGAGCTGGGGTATCTGAAGGGGGGATTTCACCAACTGATCGACAGGTTATCTGATGGACTTGAAATCGTTGGCGAGAGGGCGAAAGTGAAAAAGAACGGGCAGTGGAACGTCAACGGTGTTGACTACGATGCTGTTGTTTTCACGGCACCACTCCCTGAGCTTGGAGAGCTCGGGAGGAGGATGGGCATTCAGGATGTCAGGTACCAGAGCAGCATCTGTCTCCTGATTTCAATGGACTCCCCGTTCACGGACGATCTTTACTGGATCAACTATGATGCAGAACCGTTTGGCGCGACAATAGAGCACACGAACTTCATGCCCCTTGAGGATTACGGCGAGCACCTGATGTATGTTGCATCATACACGACCCCTGATAGGGTTCATTCCCTTACCGACAGCGAGATTTTCAGACTTTACCTCTCTGCTCTCAGAAAGTACGGGCTGGACGAAAACTCGATAAAGTGGTGGAAGGTTTTCAGAGCCAGATTCAGTGGTCCAGTTTATGAGAAAAACTTCAGGAACAAGATAACACCCTACAGGGCAGCGGAAGGATTTTACATAGCAGGAATGACTTCCGATACGAACTATCCGGAAAGGAGCATGAATGGCAGCCTTCTTGCGGGCAAAAAAGCGGCCGAGATCATTCTGAGGGATTTTTCGCTGCTGTAACTCTGTCCATTTCCTCCATTTCCTTTTCCAGGTCGTACTCGGTTTTTATGCCCATCCTGTTGAGTATCTCGTTTGCCTCCACTATGCTCTCTGTGCTGTAAATTGCTCTGGCCATGGGGCTTCGCATGTAAACCTCCTTCAGGTTTAGATAGAATATCAGTGAATTGAGGATTGAGATTTCAAGCTCAAGCTCTCCCCAGAAGTTGTATTTTCCGAAATATCCATTTCTTGCGATTGCCGGAATTTTTGAGGCCTCGCTCTCAACGTTCTTGAGGAACTCGATAATCTCGTTGCTCACATCCACAATGCTTACGCCATACACGGCACTGTGTAGATCTGAGAGGTATGCTTCAAGCTCCCTTTTGCTCAGCTCGCCGTCGCTTCCGAATCCCACAACGGCGAGGATGGAGTTCAGGTCGGAAAGGGCTGAAAGCATAACCGAATCCGCGAGAGGGCTCGTAAGGCCTCGTTCGTTTCCCCTTGCAAGGGAGTCTCCTCCCGCATCAACTCCAAAAACGATGTCGATTCCGCTGGCATTGATAAATTCCTGCAGATCATTCCTCAGGGTAACGACACCCTCCGTGATGCTGACTGCAAGCACCCGTTCCTTCAGAAAGTCTGCGACCTGGGAGACGATGGGCGTTATGCTGCCAAGCCTTTCACTGCCCGAAACATATCCGAGCGTTCTGGATATCCTCTTGACCCCTTCTATCTCATCCAGACTCCTTGGACCGACTTTTCTGTCTCTTCTGTATCTCTCCCACACGACTCCGCCGCAGATGCACTCCACTCCGAATTTTTCGAGGAAGTTCTTCACGTAAATCGTGCTTATGACGTCCCCTCCCCCACCTATGCCTATCAGAAGAGCTTTTTCAGCTTTCATCGCGATGTCAATTATCTTCACAGCTTAAGCTGATGAGGTGAGAACATATTATTTTCGAAAAAATCATATTTGATGATGATGCACCGATTTCCATGAAAGTTGGAAACGGTGTATTCATCGCAGAAACTGCTGTCGTCAGAGGTGACGTGGAGATCGGAGACGATTCGAGCATCTGGTTCAATGCTGTTGTCAGGGGAGATGTTGATTACATAACAATAGGTAGCGAGACAAACATCCAGGACAATGTCGTGGTTCATGTGGATGAGGGCGAGCCGTGCGAAATCGGGAGCAGGGTTACGGTTGGCCACTCTGCCGTCGTTCATGCATGCAGGATAGCCGACAACGTTTTGATAGGCATGGGTGCGATTGTTCTGAATGGGGCGGAGGTTGGAGAATACACGATCGTCGGGGCAGGTTCTGTTCTTACCGGTAAGAGGTATCCGGAGCACTCTCTCATACTGGGGGTTCCCGGAAAGGTTGTTAGGGAGCTGACCGATTCAGAGCTTGAATTCATAGAGAGGAGCTGGAGGAACTACATACGGCTAAAGAACAGGTATCTTGGCGTAGAATGAAATTATCGACCAGACTCGATTAAAATTTTTGAAGCCATTGACAGTCTCGCTGCCCTTTTCTTCCTCCTCTCGTCCTGCTGGACCCCCCGTCTCCAATCCATGTTGAGAAAATTTTAAATATGTGATATACTAACTAAAAGTTAGGAAATACAAGTTAAGGAGGTGATGTGAATGAGAACATTCGACCCGTTTGACGAGGTAAGGCGGCTTCAGGAGAGGATGGTGAGGTTGCTCGACGAGTTTGACAGGTTTGCAGCCCCGGCAGCTGAGAAACTGATTGAGAGGCTTGGGATGCCGGTGGACGTGATAGATGAGGGAGACAAGTTCAGGATCGTGGCAGACCTTCCCGGTTTCGACAAGAACGACATCGAGATATACATCGAAGACGGCGACCTCGTCATAAAGGCAGTCAGAAAGGAAGAAAAAGAGGAGAAGGACAGAAACTTCCTCAGGAGGGAGAGGAGTTTTGGCGAGGTGTACAGGAGGATAAGTCTGCCTGCAGATGTTCAGGAGGACAGGATAAGGGCAAGATACAACAACGGTGTTCTTGAAATCGAGGTTCCAAAGACCCAGAGAGATAGGAAAATAATCAGGATTGAATAACCCTATTTTTATCTTGCATATACTGTTATCACGTCTCCGTCCTCAAGCTCGTGCTCCAGCCCGACCTTCTGCCCCTCGAATTTTACGCTCTTGCCCCACACTCTGGCGTACTTGAAGTTTTCGAGGAGATCTCTGTGGATTTTTCTGCAGACATCCTCGACCCTCGCACCCCTTCTGAGGATCATCGGCTCCTCTTCCACCTTTCCGCCGGGAGGTTTGAGGTAGACCCTTATGAAGTCCAGTTTGCGGTAAATTTCTTCTACAAGTTTATCAAGGTTTATCTTCTTCTCCGCAGAAACCGCTATGGCGTTTTCCGGGATTTCAGCATCCGGATACAGGTCTATCTTGTTAACCACCGTTATTGAGGGTATGTACGCCCTGTTTCCGAGAATGGCATCGATCAACCTGTCGATGGTTATGTCCTCTCTTATCAGGACCTCGCCATTGTGTATCTTGTATTCCCTGAGAATGCTCCTTATTGTCTGCTCGTCGATGGACAGATCTACGGTGGATTTTATGCTCAGCCCACCCGTGGCCCTCTTTTTTATAACAACATCAGGAGGTTTTTCATCGAGCCGTATACCTCCCTCGTAAAGCTCATTTTTCAGAACGTCTATATTTTCGAGGGTGAAAACGTCAACGACGATTATTATGATGTCCGCATTTCTGACCGCTGCAAGGATCTCTCTACCTCTGCCTCTCCCCCTGGACGCTCCTTCAATCAGTCCGGGAACGTCGACAATCTGGATCTTTGCGCCATTGTATTCGAGCATTCCCGGAACGGGTTTGAGGGTTGTGAAATCATAATCCCCAACCTCACTTTTCGCCCCCGTCAGGGCGTTGAGTATCGTGGACTTGCCCACTGAGGGGTAACCCACAAGAACGGCCGTAGCATCTCCTTCCTTTTTAATTGCGTATTGTTCCCCGCCAGTCTTCTTCCTCTGCTTCTCCGCTTCCTCTTTAAGCCTGGCGAGCTTGGCCTTCAGCCTGCCTATGTGATGCTCGGTGGCTTTGTTGTACGGTGTTTTCCGTATCTCCTCTTCAAGCCTCTTTATTTCCTGCTGAATGTCCATTGGATGGGAATGGTTACCTGCTTAATAAAAAGATACTGATTTCCGAAGTGAAACCAGATTAAGAAAATGGAAATTAGAGGTATTTTCTCGGGTCTGTTATCTTACCCTCGATGGCCGTTGCTGCAGCAGTTGCAGGGGATGCGAGGTAGATTTCGGCCTCCGGGTTACCCATTCTGCCCTTGAAGTTTCTGTTCTGTGTTGAGACGCACACCTCTCCATCGGCAAGAATGCCCATGTGTATCCCGACGCAGGGACCGCATCCCGGAGGAATCACCATTCCGCCCGCCTCGACAATCGTCTTCAGGTATCCTCTCTCGTCGGCCTGAAGGTATATCTCCCTGCTTGCCGGCCCAACGATCAGCCTCACGTTTTCGGAGACCTTCCTCCCCTCGAGCATTCTGGCCACGATCTCTATGTCGCTCAGCCTTCCGTTTGTGCATGTTCCCACAAACACCTGATCGACTGGAGTCCCCTCTACCTCGGAAACAGGAGCGACATTGTCCACGTTGTGGGGCTTTGAGACCACAGGCTCGAGATCTCCGGCATCGAAATACAGCTCTTTCTCGTATTCGGCATCGCTGTCGGGTTTGATCTCTCTGAACCTGTCTGCTCTGCCCCTTTCAGCCAGGAATCTCTTTGTTTCCTCGTCGCTCTTGAACAGTCCGGCCTTTGCCCCGCACTCAATTGCCATGTTGGCCATCGTCAGTCTGCCGTCGATGTACATGCTGTCGATAGTGTCTCCGTGGAACTCAAGAGCCTTGTACGTTGCGCCATCCACTCCAAGCTCTCCGATTATCGTGAGCATCAGATCCTTCGGATACACTCCCTCAGGCATTTTTCCATTCACTTCAACTCTGAAAGTTTCCGGGACCCTGAACCAGTTTTTACCGAGGGCAACTGCGATCGCAACGTCAGTTGACCCCATACCTGTTGAAAAAGCCCCAAGTGCGCCGTAGGTGCATGTGTGACTGTCTGCTCCCACAACAAGGTCACCCGGGTTCACGTATTTCTCGACCATTATCTGGTGGATTATTCCGTTTCCGGGTTTGCTGAAATCGGCACCGGCCTTCACTGCAAATTCACATATAAACTTGTGGTCATTGCTCAGCTCCTTTCTCGGCGAAGGTGCAGCGTGATCCACGAAGAAGTGGGTGATTTCAGCACCTTTGATGTTTTTCTCATCAATTCCCAGAGCCTGTATCTGCCTTATTGCGAGAGGAGCGGTACCATCCTGCAGAGCGATCTGATCAACTCTGGCTATGACGATGTCTCCTGCGTAAGCATCTTCACCGCTTTTCTCTGAGAAGATTTTTTCGGCAATGGTTTTGCCCATGCTTGACGAGGAAAAATAGGGTATTTAAAGGTTTACTGCTGAATAACAATCACACCCCTATCACTTGGCTTCAGCTTCGTGAGCTTCTCAACGGAATCGGGGTTGCTGACCACGGAGGAAACCTTCTTGTTGACGACAGCCTCGTAAATTGCCCTCCTGAGTATCTTTCCGCCTGCCCTCGGCAGTTCTGGGGTGAAAACTATCAGTGCGGGGTGTGCAATCTTTCCAATGTCTCTTTCGATTTT is a window of Geoglobus acetivorans DNA encoding:
- a CDS encoding DUF1152 domain-containing protein; amino-acid sequence: MKIIDIAMKAEKALLIGIGGGGDVISTIYVKNFLEKFGVECICGGVVWERYRRDRKVGPRSLDEIEGVKRISRTLGYVSGSERLGSITPIVSQVADFLKERVLAVSITEGVVTLRNDLQEFINASGIDIVFGVDAGGDSLARGNERGLTSPLADSVMLSALSDLNSILAVVGFGSDGELSKRELEAYLSDLHSAVYGVSIVDVSNEIIEFLKNVESEASKIPAIARNGYFGKYNFWGELELEISILNSLIFYLNLKEVYMRSPMARAIYSTESIVEANEILNRMGIKTEYDLEKEMEEMDRVTAAKNPSE
- a CDS encoding homoaconitate hydratase family protein, coding for MGKTIAEKIFSEKSGEDAYAGDIVIARVDQIALQDGTAPLAIRQIQALGIDEKNIKGAEITHFFVDHAAPSPRKELSNDHKFICEFAVKAGADFSKPGNGIIHQIMVEKYVNPGDLVVGADSHTCTYGALGAFSTGMGSTDVAIAVALGKNWFRVPETFRVEVNGKMPEGVYPKDLMLTIIGELGVDGATYKALEFHGDTIDSMYIDGRLTMANMAIECGAKAGLFKSDEETKRFLAERGRADRFREIKPDSDAEYEKELYFDAGDLEPVVSKPHNVDNVAPVSEVEGTPVDQVFVGTCTNGRLSDIEIVARMLEGRKVSENVRLIVGPASREIYLQADERGYLKTIVEAGGMVIPPGCGPCVGIHMGILADGEVCVSTQNRNFKGRMGNPEAEIYLASPATAAATAIEGKITDPRKYL
- a CDS encoding GTPase, whose translation is MDIQQEIKRLEEEIRKTPYNKATEHHIGRLKAKLARLKEEAEKQRKKTGGEQYAIKKEGDATAVLVGYPSVGKSTILNALTGAKSEVGDYDFTTLKPVPGMLEYNGAKIQIVDVPGLIEGASRGRGRGREILAAVRNADIIIIVVDVFTLENIDVLKNELYEGGIRLDEKPPDVVIKKRATGGLSIKSTVDLSIDEQTIRSILREYKIHNGEVLIREDITIDRLIDAILGNRAYIPSITVVNKIDLYPDAEIPENAIAVSAEKKINLDKLVEEIYRKLDFIRVYLKPPGGKVEEEPMILRRGARVEDVCRKIHRDLLENFKYARVWGKSVKFEGQKVGLEHELEDGDVITVYAR
- a CDS encoding Hsp20 family protein — encoded protein: MRTFDPFDEVRRLQERMVRLLDEFDRFAAPAAEKLIERLGMPVDVIDEGDKFRIVADLPGFDKNDIEIYIEDGDLVIKAVRKEEKEEKDRNFLRRERSFGEVYRRISLPADVQEDRIRARYNNGVLEIEVPKTQRDRKIIRIE
- a CDS encoding NAD(P)/FAD-dependent oxidoreductase, producing MAVIGAGLAGLNAGRILSEYADVDVYESSAKGGLAGSFCTEDYCIEVFYHHFFRQDSYLIDLLGELKLRSRIVWNTSRVGQAFRGKIYPLNTPLEILRYPGMSLLDKIRLAKFTVSAKKKKYELFDNTGVIDGLKKDAGDRLIERFFLPLLKSKFGNNYSDVSYAWLLARVTLRSNRKLSGEELGYLKGGFHQLIDRLSDGLEIVGERAKVKKNGQWNVNGVDYDAVVFTAPLPELGELGRRMGIQDVRYQSSICLLISMDSPFTDDLYWINYDAEPFGATIEHTNFMPLEDYGEHLMYVASYTTPDRVHSLTDSEIFRLYLSALRKYGLDENSIKWWKVFRARFSGPVYEKNFRNKITPYRAAEGFYIAGMTSDTNYPERSMNGSLLAGKKAAEIILRDFSLL
- a CDS encoding gamma carbonic anhydrase family protein; translation: MKVGNGVFIAETAVVRGDVEIGDDSSIWFNAVVRGDVDYITIGSETNIQDNVVVHVDEGEPCEIGSRVTVGHSAVVHACRIADNVLIGMGAIVLNGAEVGEYTIVGAGSVLTGKRYPEHSLILGVPGKVVRELTDSELEFIERSWRNYIRLKNRYLGVE